Genomic window (Phragmites australis chromosome 21, lpPhrAust1.1, whole genome shotgun sequence):
TGGGGAAGTTGGTACTGGTTCCTAGTTGTAGCTGATTAACAACAATTACAGATTTCAGAATTGGCAAGTTCATTTCTATGTTACTTTCCAAAACAATCTCGAAATCATCTCAAAATTATGGTCAGGAATTAACTGGCAGCCAAGTTCATTTCTATGTTACTTTCCAAAACGACCTTGAAATCATTCTCAAAATTTATGGTCGTGGATTAATGATTTCCAACGCTATCTTTTTCATTCTGAATCCTTGAATAATTAGTTGGGAAATGGTCTATGGTTTTTAAAATGCTTGTTTACATCATACAAGCCGTTACACTGTTCCATTTGGATTTTGTAGGAGAGGGTTTCTTTTTACTGCCATCGTGACAAGTGGAGCTGGATTCTTGAGTGCTTTTGCTCCTAACTATCTGTCTTTGATTACTCTAAGATTTTTAGTTGGTATTGGTTTGGGAGGAGGACCTGTTCTCGCATCTTGGTTCTTGGAATTTGTTCCTGCTCCAACTAGAGGAACTTGGATGGTGGTATTTTCTGCATTTTGGACTGTTGGGACCGTCTTTGAGGCATCTCTTGCATGGGTATAATATTTTCCCTTATTATTTTGAAACTGAGAAGGTTGTTCAAATCTGATACTAGTGCTGATATTAACATCAGTAGTAAACATTACACATGATAAATCATTTTGTGGTGTGACCGATTCTCATCGCATACTCCAGTTTATTCAGAAATTTATGAATGTGTGCACTCTCAAACAGTTCATGTGCTAATAGCGATGCTGATTATCATACAAACAATTAATTTGGGTACGCTGCGGGATGCTTGGAAAGAAAAGGTTGCTTAATTCAACACGAGATAGGAATAGATTTCAGGGAGGCTAGCAATCTAGAACATCACAAAGGATCTTCCATCATTAGGGCATAGAAGCGCACAAGTTCTCTCACAATTACTTCTCTTATCAATTCCTTGAACGTTATGTGAAACTATGTTCATAAATATTTATCTGCAACATCTGTATTTTTACTTGGTGACTTTGGCACCAAGATCTATGATAAACTTTCTTGTTTTGGATAGGCAGCTCATAATTAGAGCAATATACATTCTTGCAGTAAAACGTAAACATATTAGACTAGAATGATTTCACCTTGTTTTTATGTGGCTAATTTTTTACCATAATATTGACAGACTGTTATGCCCAAGTTTGGCTGGAGGTGGTTGTTAGCATTATCAGCTGTTCCATCTTTCGTCCTGCTCCTATTTTATGCTATTATACCAGAGTCACCAAGGTTCCTGTGCATGAAAGGCAGAACAACCGAAGCTATGGAGGTATTGGAGAAAATGGCTAGATTAAACAATATACAGCTACCTTCTGGTAGGCTTGTTTCTGACAAAAACATTGAGCTAGATGAAGTTTCGAGGTCTTCAGAGTCCGCAATACTTCTGGCTAGTGCTGAAGAAAATGGCAACATAAATGAAGATGAAGGTTCCAATTTCGGAGGTATTAAGTCCGTTGGCAAGCTACTTGCACCAAAATTGATCAGAGCAACCCTGCTTCTTTGGATGGCTTTCTTTGGAAATGCATTTTCCTATTACGGGATTGTTCTGCTGACATCAGAGCTAAGTAACGGAAATAGGATATGTGCGAAAGAGGAGGTTGAATCCATACACTCAAATAATGCAAGCCTCTATAAGAACGTTTTCATATCCAGTTTTGCTGGTTGGTCCCTACCATACATAGTATCTCTTATAATATCTATCTTCCAATGCTCGTGCTCATTTTGATGACCAATGTTGCATGTTTTCTTGAAATAGAGATTCCAGGGTCGGTCCTATCGGCCATGATTGTGGACAGATTTGGTCGAAAGCTTTCAATGGCGTCGATGCTCTTCACTAGCTGTGTCTTCTTATTCCCACTAGTGTTCTCCCGGGCAGAGATACTAACAAGAATCTCCCTGTTTGGTGCCCGGCTCTGTATATCTGCCAGCTTCAccattatatacatatatgctcCAGAGGTCAGTGCAATTCTACAACACCACTTGCTTCATTCTACAGGCCCCTCTCTCCATGATAAACAACTAGTTTCTGCACTAACATTTATCTTCCGTCTTGCCTTGTTGTTCAGATTTACCCAACCTCAGTCAGAACAACAGGCATCGGCATCGCAAGCTCCGTAGGCAGGATCGGGGGCATCCTCTGCCCGCTCGTCGCTGTTGCCCTGGTGCACAACTGCCAGCAGACGACGGCGATCCTCCTGTTTGAGCTTGTAATCTTCCTTTCCGGCCTGGCTGTCGCGTTCTTCCCTTTTGAGACGAAGGGGTGTAGACTCAACGATACCGAGGTCGATATGCATTGAACTGATGGGGTGGTGGTACTGTGAGAACAGCTTTTTGTGAGTGCTATTGGCTGAACGTTTTCAACACGATGTTCACGATGATGTTTTGCCATTGGAAGTAAATAAATCTGCCGGTGAGCTGTTTCTCTCTGTGCCTTGTTAGGACGACGGTCGCCGTGTAGAATTGGCTTCTGATCGTAACCGAAACAGAATTGTTACGTAAAATGCTGGCACTTGATACCCTGAAATCTACAATGTGGCGAGATGTCCATGACGCGTCGTGCAAGTAATCGCCGAGCATCGACTTTTAGAGTTTTGTAGTGCTCTTAGGCTATTTTCAgcagctatcttaaatttttattctcaaaaacactattagagcattcttttttttttcatctccagcagctactccGTTActtaccttctactcctctttttttctcttcggTTCCGCTGTCAGCTGTTATGAACAGCACTGCTACAGTATGCAAAGTACCGTAGTACCCGAATCTGCAAATTTGAAGGTTTCGCTGGACCCACTggtagcctctgtgaacagtactgctacgcactgtagcactggatacagattctgttggagatgatttCTGGTGCTACAGTATGCAAAGTACCGTAGTACCCGAATCTGCAAATTTGAAGGTTtcgctggagatggccttagaaAAGTGCCAACATTTCACTGTGTCCTGCAAACAACTTTTTCCTGCTGCTACCTTGGTTTGGTCCGGACCAAATATTACACGGACATGTGGACCAGGCGACACGCATCCTATTGCAGTAGAAAATTGATAGGAGAAAGTAAAGAATAGAAAGTATCGAGAGACAGAAAGGAACAGTAAAACAAAGATCTTGTCTTCAATAATGAATagagtttacatatttatagtaCATAAACAGTTATGTTTTGTGACTGTTGGAATTAGTAACTGCTAATTAGTTTCTCTCTAATTGATCACATGTCTAACACCCAAAAAGTGTCGATTCATAACACTTCCTTTTGATTAATTATCTATAATATAAATTTCTTGTTGAAAAACTTCTCTAAAACCTTGTGAAAAATTAtgaggagaaaaaaatattgatatgtcattgaaactttttaaaaacccagtgggaaaataaagagaaaataatacatcatatattgattattatctCATTATAAACTCATATGAGGACACCTAGAAAGGAAAAACCCATAAACGAGTTTATAGAATAATAGCTATGATCTGTGGATCAATATGTCTTCGATATATTCCTTAAAAAACGCCGATATGGAAAATAGGAAATATGCCATATATTCTTTTGTAGATattacctcattaaaaactttTGTGAGAAAAACTCATAAGAAAAACTCATatagaaaaaagagtacaatatggTGTATGAACATGTTAAAATTTAGGAGAAGACTCCCGCTGAATCTTAAAAATATCGAAATCGTCGCGTACCAATACTATGAACATATTAGATGGAAAGATTATTTCCTTACCTTTCCAATAGATCTAGTCCCACATCGAAATTCATAAAGGAAGGCCTTCAAAACACCACAACAAGTCATTGTTGTTTCTA
Coding sequences:
- the LOC133903747 gene encoding organic cation/carnitine transporter 7-like isoform X2, whose protein sequence is MMEEGQSATYTVDDALLSSGFGKFQISILSYAGIGLIAEAMEMMLLSFVGPSVQLEWKLTSHQESMITSVVFVGMLIGAYSWGVVSDNYGRRRGFLFTAIVTSGAGFLSAFAPNYLSLITLRFLVGIGLGGGPVLASWFLEFVPAPTRGTWMVVFSAFWTVGTVFEASLAWTVMPKFGWRWLLALSAVPSFVLLLFYAIIPESPRFLCMKGRTTEAMEVLEKMARLNNIQLPSGRLVSDKNIELDEVSRSSESAILLASAEENGNINEDEGSNFGGIKSVGKLLAPKLIRATLLLWMAFFGNAFSYYGIVLLTSELSNGNRICAKEEVESIHSNNASLYKNVFISSFAEIPGSVLSAMIVDRFGRKLSMASMLFTSCVFLFPLVFSRAEILTRISLFGARLCISASFTIIYIYAPEIYPTSVRTTGIGIASSVGRIGGILCPLVAVALVHNCQQTTAILLFELVIFLSGLAVAFFPFETKGCRLNDTEVDMH
- the LOC133903747 gene encoding organic cation/carnitine transporter 7-like isoform X1 translates to MWRMLFEMEEGQSATYTVDDALLSSGFGKFQISILSYAGIGLIAEAMEMMLLSFVGPSVQLEWKLTSHQESMITSVVFVGMLIGAYSWGVVSDNYGRRRGFLFTAIVTSGAGFLSAFAPNYLSLITLRFLVGIGLGGGPVLASWFLEFVPAPTRGTWMVVFSAFWTVGTVFEASLAWTVMPKFGWRWLLALSAVPSFVLLLFYAIIPESPRFLCMKGRTTEAMEVLEKMARLNNIQLPSGRLVSDKNIELDEVSRSSESAILLASAEENGNINEDEGSNFGGIKSVGKLLAPKLIRATLLLWMAFFGNAFSYYGIVLLTSELSNGNRICAKEEVESIHSNNASLYKNVFISSFAEIPGSVLSAMIVDRFGRKLSMASMLFTSCVFLFPLVFSRAEILTRISLFGARLCISASFTIIYIYAPEIYPTSVRTTGIGIASSVGRIGGILCPLVAVALVHNCQQTTAILLFELVIFLSGLAVAFFPFETKGCRLNDTEVDMH
- the LOC133903747 gene encoding organic cation/carnitine transporter 7-like isoform X3 produces the protein MEEGQSATYTVDDALLSSGFGKFQISILSYAGIGLIAEAMEMMLLSFVGPSVQLEWKLTSHQESMITSVVFVGMLIGAYSWGVVSDNYGRRRGFLFTAIVTSGAGFLSAFAPNYLSLITLRFLVGIGLGGGPVLASWFLEFVPAPTRGTWMVVFSAFWTVGTVFEASLAWTVMPKFGWRWLLALSAVPSFVLLLFYAIIPESPRFLCMKGRTTEAMEVLEKMARLNNIQLPSGRLVSDKNIELDEVSRSSESAILLASAEENGNINEDEGSNFGGIKSVGKLLAPKLIRATLLLWMAFFGNAFSYYGIVLLTSELSNGNRICAKEEVESIHSNNASLYKNVFISSFAEIPGSVLSAMIVDRFGRKLSMASMLFTSCVFLFPLVFSRAEILTRISLFGARLCISASFTIIYIYAPEIYPTSVRTTGIGIASSVGRIGGILCPLVAVALVHNCQQTTAILLFELVIFLSGLAVAFFPFETKGCRLNDTEVDMH
- the LOC133903747 gene encoding organic cation/carnitine transporter 7-like isoform X5 — translated: MEGGRRGFLFTAIVTSGAGFLSAFAPNYLSLITLRFLVGIGLGGGPVLASWFLEFVPAPTRGTWMVVFSAFWTVGTVFEASLAWTVMPKFGWRWLLALSAVPSFVLLLFYAIIPESPRFLCMKGRTTEAMEVLEKMARLNNIQLPSGRLVSDKNIELDEVSRSSESAILLASAEENGNINEDEGSNFGGIKSVGKLLAPKLIRATLLLWMAFFGNAFSYYGIVLLTSELSNGNRICAKEEVESIHSNNASLYKNVFISSFAEIPGSVLSAMIVDRFGRKLSMASMLFTSCVFLFPLVFSRAEILTRISLFGARLCISASFTIIYIYAPEIYPTSVRTTGIGIASSVGRIGGILCPLVAVALVHNCQQTTAILLFELVIFLSGLAVAFFPFETKGCRLNDTEVDMH
- the LOC133903747 gene encoding organic cation/carnitine transporter 7-like isoform X4 — translated: MWRMLFEMEEGQSATYTVDDALLSSGFGKFQISILSYAGIGLIAEAMEMMLLSFVGPSVQLEWKLTSHQESMITSVVFVGMLIGAYSWGVVSDNYGRRQTVMPKFGWRWLLALSAVPSFVLLLFYAIIPESPRFLCMKGRTTEAMEVLEKMARLNNIQLPSGRLVSDKNIELDEVSRSSESAILLASAEENGNINEDEGSNFGGIKSVGKLLAPKLIRATLLLWMAFFGNAFSYYGIVLLTSELSNGNRICAKEEVESIHSNNASLYKNVFISSFAEIPGSVLSAMIVDRFGRKLSMASMLFTSCVFLFPLVFSRAEILTRISLFGARLCISASFTIIYIYAPEIYPTSVRTTGIGIASSVGRIGGILCPLVAVALVHNCQQTTAILLFELVIFLSGLAVAFFPFETKGCRLNDTEVDMH